The Chitinophaga parva genomic sequence CGTGTTCCGGGGCGAAGGATTATTTTATGCAGAGAACGACCAGTGCCTGGTGTTTGATAAGTTTTCCGCCAGGGATGCCGTAGTGTCTATGAAGGGCGTGGATAAGTGGCTGGATGGAACCCCGTTTGCAGACAGGGAGCGGCTGAAAGAAAACCTGAAAAAGTACTATAAGCAGTCTTACAAAGACGCGCTTGACATAGAGGAATAAAAAAAGAGCGATGAAAAATATTTTTCATCGCTCTTTTTTTAAAACGCTACTATCTGTTAAAAGTACCCGTCATTCTGTTTCATTTTAGGATTCAATCCCACCTCCGGTTGCGGAATAGGGAACAGGAGATTGTGCCCGTCGATCACATAAGCATCAGACGCCAGGAAGGTCTGTTCTTTCTTGATCACCACGCCAAAATCGTTGATCGTGGTCAGCGCTTTGCCCGTTCTCAAAAGATCTTCCCAGCGGTGGTTCTCAAAAGCCAGTTCAATCCTGCGCTCGTGGTAGATCGTATCGCGCAGGTGTGCCTGGTCTGTGATGGTAACATCCGGCAGTCCCGCTCTTGTTCTCACCCTGTTGAGCGGTGTTAATGCCTCCGCTGATTTACCTTCTTCGTTTAATGCCTCTGCCAGCAGCAACAAAGCATCTGAAAAACGGTAGATGGGGAAGTTGTCGCTGGAACCAGTGGTAGCAGGCAGGGGAGCATGCAGGTACTTTTTGATGTAAGGCACGCCCGTTTTGCCTGTTGCAGGTACATAATTCACTACACTTTTTACCGCCGAATAAACCAGGTAATTACTGGCATTGTAAGTGCCCTCTATAACGCCAATAGAAGCCTCCAGTCGCTTATCCCCGGGCTCATAAGCATTGATGAGCTGCCAGGTGGGCGTGTTCCACCCACCGGTGCTGGTGTTGTTGATCGTGATGCCCGTCAGCAATTTAGTGTCTGTACTTCTGGGCAGGAAATGGAAAGACAATACATTAGGCCTGGACCCCGTGGCGGTGCCACCCAGGAACTGGATCTCGAAAAGGGACTCCCGGCTGTTCTTGTTGTCTGGTGAAAATGCTGCCGCGTAGTCGGTATTCAGGTCGTAACCCATGGTAAGCAGGGTATTTAACAGTGCTTCCGCATCGCCCCATTTTTTCTGTACCATGTACACTTCTGCCAGCAGGATGGTGGCGGCACCCTTTGTAGCTTCGCCTGATTGCGGGAATTTTGCCGGCGCCTTCAATTCTTTAATGGCATCCTGTGCATCTGCAATGATCTGTGTATACACCTCATCCGTGGTGGAGCGTGCTTTGAATGCCTGGTCTGCGGTGGTCACCTCGTGCAGGAACAGGGGCACGCCGCCATACAGGCGTACGAGCTTGAAATAGTTCAATGCCCGCAGGAATTTGGCCTGGCCGTCAAAGAGCGCTTTTGCAGAATCAGAGATCTGGGCGGCCGGCAGGCGGTCTATCACAATGTTGCAGCGGGAAATGCCGGTATAGCTATGCTGCCACGTTGCATTTGCGTAATCGTTGGTAGAAGTGTTGGTGAAATCTGAAATGTTTTCCCGCTGTACAATGGCAGTACCCCGGTTGCCGGGAATGGGCTGGTACACGGTATTGTCAGAGTGCATCTCAGACGTGAAGTAATCGTTTACCAATACATCGCCCAGTGGCGTGTATGCAGCGGTTACAGCAGCGCTGAATTGGCTTTCTGTTTTATAGAATGTTCCCGCCGTATAAGCATCTTCCGGGCTTAATTCTATGAAATCCTTTTTGCAGGATGTCAGCGCTACGGCTATTATTAAGGTGATATAAACGGATCGTCTCATGTTATCTGAAGCGTTTAAGTTATTTGAATGTAGTGGTGAGGCCCAGGGAGAATGTTCTGGGAATAGGATAGGCATTTTCATCAATGCCCACGCCGATGGTAGGATCTGAACCGCCCACGTTGATCTCGGGGTTCATGCCGGAATAATGCGTAAATACAAAGGCCTGCTGTACCGATGCATACACCCGTAAATTGGAGATCATGCTGCTTTTCAGCGGCACACTGTAACCCAGAGAGATGTTCTTCACCGCTA encodes the following:
- a CDS encoding RagB/SusD family nutrient uptake outer membrane protein, with the protein product MRRSVYITLIIAVALTSCKKDFIELSPEDAYTAGTFYKTESQFSAAVTAAYTPLGDVLVNDYFTSEMHSDNTVYQPIPGNRGTAIVQRENISDFTNTSTNDYANATWQHSYTGISRCNIVIDRLPAAQISDSAKALFDGQAKFLRALNYFKLVRLYGGVPLFLHEVTTADQAFKARSTTDEVYTQIIADAQDAIKELKAPAKFPQSGEATKGAATILLAEVYMVQKKWGDAEALLNTLLTMGYDLNTDYAAAFSPDNKNSRESLFEIQFLGGTATGSRPNVLSFHFLPRSTDTKLLTGITINNTSTGGWNTPTWQLINAYEPGDKRLEASIGVIEGTYNASNYLVYSAVKSVVNYVPATGKTGVPYIKKYLHAPLPATTGSSDNFPIYRFSDALLLLAEALNEEGKSAEALTPLNRVRTRAGLPDVTITDQAHLRDTIYHERRIELAFENHRWEDLLRTGKALTTINDFGVVIKKEQTFLASDAYVIDGHNLLFPIPQPEVGLNPKMKQNDGYF